From the genome of bacterium:
TCGGCCACCTGGGCCGGACCGGCCTGAAACGGCAGCAGCAAGACCACCGGATCGCCGATCACGTGCGTCAGCGCAAACGCGACGGCGGAGATCCCGAACAGGACCAGGACCGCCTCGAGCAGCCGCCGGGCGACGTAGCGCTGCATCAGCGTGCCGGCGCGGCGCTGCGGGCGCTACTTCACCGTGGACTTGGCAAGCCACAGCGTCTCGTCGTTCTGCGGCGTCCAGTTGAGACGCGCATTCACGCCGTAGATGCCCTTCTGCGTGTACATGAAGATGATCGGCGACTCGTCGTAGATCAGCGGCTCGATCTCACGGTAGAGCGACGCGCGCCGGTCCGGTTCGACCGTCGACCGCGCCTTCTCGTACAGCGCCTGGATGCCTTTGTTGCAGTACCACGAGTCCCACACGCCGCAGGAGACATTCTCGAGCGCGTCGGCCGCATCCAGCGCCGCGGACGCCGACCCGATCAGAAAGATCGGCCCGAGCTGATGCTTGAAGTACATGTTGACGTAGTTGCCCCATTCGTAGTACTTGAGGTCGGCGTTGACGCCGGCGGCTTTCAGGTAGCCGACGACCGCCTGCGACACTTGCGCGTCCGCGAGGTACCGGCCGCGGGGTGACTGGAAGACGATCGAAAACCCGCCGGGATAACCGGCCTGCGCGAGGAGCGCCTTCGCCTTCGCGGGATCGTACGCGTACGGCTTCAGCCGGGGGTTGAACCCCAGGTACGCGGCCGGCACGAGCGTCGCTTCGACCGTGCCGAAGCCGCCGAGGATAGTCTTGACGATGGTGTCCTTGTCGACGGCGTAGTTGAGCGCCTGACGGACGCGCTTATCCCGCAGCGGTCCGGTCTGCGTGTCGAGCATGATGTTGATGGAGCGCGTGCCGGTCGTCACGTCGACTTTGAGCCGGGGGTCGTTCGCTACGCTGGGCACGAGGTCCGGCGCGAAATCCGTGATGAGATCGACTTCGCCGCTCCGGAACGCCGCGACTCGCGCCGCCGGATCGGGGATAAGCCGGAACACAACGGTTTGGATCGCCGGCGCGCCGCCCCAGTAATCGTGGTTGGCGGTCAGGGTCAGCCGATCGTCCTTGACCCAGGACTGGAAGCGATACGGGCCGGTGCCGACGGGGTGCGTCGCC
Proteins encoded in this window:
- a CDS encoding ABC transporter substrate-binding protein, yielding MNGVRRAIPALGLALALAAAMVAPAVPSHAAAGGTVTVAQGAEPATLDPLQEISRTGYNVTLQIYDPLFMRNPAGQIVPMLATGYKIVNPTTWQFSLRKGVKFHNGEAFDASSVKFTIDHAMLKDSASNYLVDGVKSTRIVDPYTIEVTTGEPVPLLLPRLMLLGIAPARYYQARGASYVATHPVGTGPYRFQSWVKDDRLTLTANHDYWGGAPAIQTVVFRLIPDPAARVAAFRSGEVDLITDFAPDLVPSVANDPRLKVDVTTGTRSINIMLDTQTGPLRDKRVRQALNYAVDKDTIVKTILGGFGTVEATLVPAAYLGFNPRLKPYAYDPAKAKALLAQAGYPGGFSIVFQSPRGRYLADAQVSQAVVGYLKAAGVNADLKYYEWGNYVNMYFKHQLGPIFLIGSASAALDAADALENVSCGVWDSWYCNKGIQALYEKARSTVEPDRRASLYREIEPLIYDESPIIFMYTQKGIYGVNARLNWTPQNDETLWLAKSTVK